The following are from one region of the Streptomyces rubrogriseus genome:
- a CDS encoding ATP-binding SpoIIE family protein phosphatase — protein sequence MTGDPIGDAAVLNALFANSPQGLFVFDSEQKVTRYTPGGRGVRGLSEDDVLGQRIADFAPELEAGELQDLIDEVLSTGEALRGRLVRGRAPSGPHRTLAVEVSLFPLHDLGDGRPGLVGVVEDVTERQAAADRLAVLSEVHATVGSTLDVRTTGDELVAALVPAFADAATVDLLDDGVVAAERAAGPPPTEVPLRRVAFAPPVAEVSRKEGDSRPLPFPTPYTQVLNDMRARLVGVSSDDPWLSTDPEGFEPLVRTGVHSMIVAPLLARDTVLGLLTLYRHRTDPFEEADLDVARQAAFTASVHLDNAHSYRREHTVAAALQRRLQPGEIPLLSAVETAHVYLPESAGGDWFDVVPLSGTRVALVVGDVTGHGIEAAATMGQLRLAVRTLALRDLETDELLTHLDEVASQLADASGPGGNAPVATCAVTVYNPVSRHCTMVCAGHPAPVVIDPDGAPRTVDVPQGPPLGTGGGHVFTPAVLELAPGTLLALHTNGLTRGNGEHGDAARRRLEHILASTTRPLQELCDTAVYHMAPSRHDDAVLLLARTRALSPEHVADWTLPADASVVGTARRLVDRQLASWGLDEAVFTTELVVSELVTNAIRYGKGPVRLRLIRDRGRLLTEVTDANSASPHLRRARENDEGGRGLFIVMRLSTHWGVRHSRHDKTIWSEQRLDAGPPGTSGLLDAFDVPDAAGL from the coding sequence GTGACTGGCGATCCCATCGGCGACGCCGCGGTGCTCAACGCGCTGTTCGCCAACTCGCCCCAGGGTCTGTTCGTCTTCGACTCCGAGCAGAAGGTCACCCGCTACACCCCGGGCGGCCGCGGAGTGCGAGGGCTGTCCGAGGACGACGTCCTCGGACAGCGGATCGCCGACTTCGCCCCCGAGTTGGAAGCGGGCGAACTGCAGGATCTGATCGACGAGGTCCTGTCCACCGGCGAGGCGTTGCGGGGCCGCCTGGTCCGGGGCAGGGCGCCGTCCGGCCCGCACCGCACCCTCGCCGTCGAGGTGTCCCTCTTCCCGCTGCACGACCTCGGCGACGGCAGGCCCGGTCTGGTGGGCGTGGTCGAGGACGTGACCGAGCGGCAGGCCGCGGCGGACCGGCTCGCCGTGCTCAGCGAGGTGCACGCGACCGTCGGCTCCACGCTGGACGTACGGACCACCGGCGACGAACTGGTGGCGGCCCTGGTCCCCGCCTTCGCCGACGCGGCCACCGTCGACCTGCTGGACGACGGTGTCGTCGCGGCCGAACGGGCGGCCGGTCCCCCGCCGACGGAGGTTCCGCTGCGGCGGGTGGCCTTCGCCCCGCCGGTCGCCGAGGTGAGCCGCAAGGAGGGCGACAGCCGTCCGCTCCCCTTCCCCACCCCGTACACGCAGGTCCTCAACGACATGCGGGCCCGGCTGGTCGGCGTCTCGTCCGACGACCCCTGGCTCTCCACCGACCCGGAGGGCTTCGAGCCACTGGTCCGGACCGGCGTGCACTCCATGATCGTCGCCCCGCTGCTGGCCCGGGACACCGTGCTCGGGCTGCTGACCCTGTACCGGCACCGGACCGACCCCTTCGAGGAGGCCGACCTGGACGTGGCCCGGCAGGCGGCGTTCACCGCGTCCGTGCACCTGGACAACGCGCACAGCTACCGGCGCGAGCACACCGTGGCGGCCGCCCTCCAGCGGCGGCTGCAGCCCGGCGAGATCCCGCTGCTCTCGGCGGTGGAGACCGCCCACGTGTACCTGCCCGAGAGCGCCGGCGGCGACTGGTTCGACGTCGTCCCCCTCTCCGGCACCCGCGTCGCCCTCGTCGTCGGCGACGTCACCGGCCACGGCATCGAGGCGGCGGCCACGATGGGGCAGCTGCGCCTCGCCGTGCGCACCCTCGCCCTGCGGGACCTGGAGACGGACGAGCTGCTGACCCACCTGGACGAGGTCGCCTCCCAGCTGGCGGACGCCTCCGGTCCGGGTGGCAACGCCCCGGTGGCGACCTGCGCGGTCACCGTCTACAACCCCGTCTCCCGGCACTGCACCATGGTCTGCGCGGGGCACCCCGCCCCCGTCGTCATCGACCCGGACGGAGCCCCCCGCACCGTGGACGTCCCGCAGGGGCCGCCGCTCGGGACCGGCGGCGGACACGTCTTCACCCCGGCCGTGCTCGAACTGGCGCCGGGCACCCTGCTGGCCCTGCACACCAACGGCCTCACCCGGGGCAACGGCGAGCACGGGGACGCCGCCCGGCGCCGTCTCGAACACATCCTGGCCTCCACGACCCGGCCGCTGCAGGAGCTGTGCGACACCGCCGTCTACCACATGGCGCCCTCCCGCCACGACGACGCCGTCCTGCTGCTCGCGCGCACCCGCGCCCTGTCGCCGGAGCACGTCGCGGACTGGACGCTGCCCGCCGACGCCTCCGTGGTGGGGACCGCCCGGCGGCTCGTCGACCGGCAGCTCGCCTCGTGGGGTTTGGACGAGGCGGTCTTCACCACCGAACTCGTCGTCAGCGAGCTGGTCACCAACGCCATCCGCTACGGCAAGGGCCCGGTGCGGCTGCGGCTCATCCGCGACCGGGGCCGGCTGCTGACCGAGGTCACGGACGCCAACAGCGCCAGCCCCCATCTGCGCCGGGCCCGGGAGAACGACGAGGGCGGCAGGGGTCTGTTCATCGTGATGCGGCTCAGCACCCACTGGGGCGTCCGGCACAGCCGGCACGACAAGACCATCTGGTCCGAGCAGCGGCTCGACGCGGGGCCGCCGGGCACGTCCGGCCTGCTGGACGCCTTCGACGTGCCGGACGCGGCGGGGCTGTGA
- a CDS encoding cobalt-precorrin-6A reductase, with protein MHVLILGGTTEARRLAELLAAEQPAGPRVTTSLAGRVSAPRTPPGEVRVGGFGGADGLAAWLREHAVDLLVDATHPFAGTITRNAAHAAATARVPLLVLRRPGWRPVEGDVWHEAGSLAEAAALLPALGRRVFLTTGRTGLAVFAPLADPWFLVRSVDAPEGARPPRTEVLLDRGPFTLDGERELLRRHQIDVLVTKDSGGAATAPKLTAAREAGLPVVVVRRPPVPEGVPVVAEPGQAARWVAETRARRSPRP; from the coding sequence GTGCACGTGCTGATCCTCGGCGGCACCACGGAGGCCCGCCGCCTGGCCGAACTGCTGGCGGCCGAGCAGCCGGCGGGGCCGCGCGTGACGACCTCCCTGGCAGGACGGGTCTCCGCGCCCAGGACGCCACCGGGCGAGGTACGCGTCGGCGGCTTCGGCGGCGCCGACGGACTGGCCGCCTGGCTCCGCGAGCACGCCGTCGACCTGCTCGTCGACGCCACCCACCCCTTCGCCGGCACCATCACCCGCAACGCGGCACACGCCGCCGCCACCGCCCGGGTCCCGCTGCTCGTGCTGCGACGCCCCGGCTGGCGCCCGGTCGAGGGGGACGTCTGGCACGAGGCCGGCTCCCTGGCGGAGGCCGCCGCGCTGCTGCCCGCGCTCGGCCGGCGGGTCTTCCTGACCACCGGCCGCACGGGCCTGGCCGTCTTCGCCCCGCTGGCCGACCCGTGGTTCCTCGTCCGGTCCGTCGACGCGCCCGAGGGGGCCCGCCCGCCCCGCACGGAGGTCCTGCTGGACCGCGGCCCCTTCACCCTCGACGGGGAGCGCGAGCTGCTGCGCCGGCACCAAATCGACGTCCTGGTCACCAAGGACAGCGGGGGAGCGGCCACCGCGCCGAAACTGACGGCCGCCCGCGAGGCGGGGCTGCCCGTGGTCGTGGTCCGCAGGCCCCCGGTGCCCGAGGGGGTACCGGTGGTGGCCGAACCCGGGCAGGCGGCACGGTGGGTAGCGGAGACCCGCGCGAGGCGCTCGCCGAGGCCCTAG
- a CDS encoding precorrin-8X methylmutase has translation MTPYDSEYEYEYEYEKDGAAIYRQSFATIRAEADLSGLPADVGRVAVRMIHACGMVDLVRDLSWSPDVVSRAREALRAGAPVLCDVRMVASGVTRARLPADNDVVCTLSDPAVPELAARLGTTRSAAALELWRDRLDGAVVAVGNAPTALFRLLEMIGEGAPRPAAVIGVPVGFVGAAESKEALAAHPSGVEHLVVRGRRGGSALAAAAVNAIASEEE, from the coding sequence GTGACCCCGTACGACTCCGAGTACGAGTACGAGTACGAGTACGAGAAGGACGGCGCGGCCATCTACCGCCAGTCCTTCGCCACCATCCGCGCGGAGGCCGACCTGTCCGGACTGCCCGCCGACGTCGGCCGGGTCGCGGTCCGGATGATCCACGCCTGCGGCATGGTCGACCTGGTCCGCGACCTGTCGTGGTCCCCGGACGTCGTCTCGCGCGCCCGCGAGGCCCTGCGGGCCGGTGCGCCCGTGCTGTGCGACGTGCGGATGGTGGCGAGCGGTGTGACGCGCGCCCGGCTGCCCGCGGACAACGACGTCGTGTGCACCCTGTCCGACCCCGCCGTCCCCGAGCTGGCGGCCCGGCTCGGCACCACGCGCAGCGCCGCCGCGCTGGAGCTGTGGCGCGACCGGCTGGACGGCGCCGTGGTCGCCGTCGGCAACGCGCCCACCGCGCTCTTCCGGCTGCTGGAGATGATCGGCGAGGGGGCTCCGCGCCCGGCCGCGGTCATCGGCGTACCCGTCGGCTTCGTCGGTGCCGCCGAGTCCAAGGAGGCGTTGGCCGCCCACCCGTCGGGAGTGGAGCACCTCGTCGTACGGGGGCGTCGCGGGGGCAGTGCGCTCGCCGCCGCCGCGGTCAACGCGATCGCCAGCGAGGAGGAGTGA
- a CDS encoding four-helix bundle copper-binding protein, protein MPTTVNDLLRTYPADLGGVDREAMARCIEECLRCAQACTACADACLSEPTVADLTKCIRTDMDCADVCTATAAVLSRHTGYDANVTRAVLQACATVCAACGDECARHAGMHEHCRVCAEACRSCEQACQELLAGLG, encoded by the coding sequence ATGCCCACCACCGTCAACGACCTGCTCCGTACCTACCCGGCCGACCTGGGCGGCGTGGACCGGGAGGCCATGGCCAGGTGCATCGAGGAGTGCCTCAGGTGCGCCCAGGCGTGCACCGCGTGCGCCGACGCCTGCCTGTCGGAGCCCACGGTCGCCGATCTGACCAAGTGCATCCGCACCGACATGGACTGCGCCGACGTCTGCACCGCCACGGCCGCGGTCCTGTCCCGGCACACGGGCTACGACGCCAACGTGACCCGGGCCGTGCTCCAGGCCTGCGCGACCGTCTGCGCGGCGTGCGGCGACGAGTGCGCCCGGCACGCCGGCATGCACGAGCACTGCCGGGTCTGCGCCGAGGCGTGCCGGAGCTGCGAGCAGGCGTGCCAGGAACTGCTCGCCGGCCTGGGCTGA
- a CDS encoding DUF4396 domain-containing protein — protein sequence MDHSTHHSTHHSAPADNGHAHEHGHGHGHGTTWATAMQATLHCLTGCAIGEILGMVIGTALMWGNVPTMVLAIALAFVFGYSLTLFAVVRAGVSLKAAIKVALAADTVSIAVMELVDNGIIALVPGAMEAHLSDGLFWYALLGGFAVAFVITTPVNKWMIGRGKGHAVVHAYH from the coding sequence ATGGACCACAGCACGCACCACAGCACGCACCACTCCGCCCCCGCGGACAACGGGCACGCCCATGAGCACGGGCACGGGCACGGGCACGGCACCACCTGGGCGACCGCCATGCAGGCGACGCTGCACTGCCTCACCGGGTGCGCCATCGGCGAGATCCTCGGCATGGTCATCGGCACCGCGCTGATGTGGGGCAACGTGCCGACCATGGTGCTGGCCATCGCCCTGGCCTTCGTCTTCGGCTACTCCCTCACCCTCTTCGCGGTCGTGCGCGCCGGGGTGTCCCTGAAGGCCGCGATCAAGGTGGCGCTGGCCGCCGACACGGTCTCCATCGCGGTGATGGAGCTGGTCGACAACGGGATCATCGCCCTGGTCCCCGGCGCCATGGAGGCGCACCTGTCGGACGGGCTGTTCTGGTACGCCCTGCTCGGCGGCTTCGCCGTGGCGTTCGTGATCACCACGCCGGTCAACAAGTGGATGATCGGCCGCGGCAAGGGCCACGCCGTCGTCCACGCCTACCACTGA
- a CDS encoding aminoglycoside phosphotransferase family protein produces the protein MLPRVETDEEWDAVVPDETVMRPGAAGLCARLGLADAPLTRFPDGSRPVYAVGDEHVLKLFPGAVAQDGVAEGRVLTHLQGRLPTPTPRVRDFGPCENGWQYVLMSRLHGENLARAWDRVPRDHRERLVTEVGETLAVLHSLDPGPLGDVLGPGDWGAFLDRQRAGAVRQQRANGLPAGWLEQIPDFLASVPLPRDPDGCLLHTEVMRQHLMVDPDGWRLTGLFDFEPAMIGDRAYDFVGVGLFVTGGDPDLLARLAKAYGRTFDPSVLLAYTLLHVYSDLPWYLRELPVPGAETLPALAEAWFGTTGVSGCR, from the coding sequence ATGCTGCCCCGGGTGGAAACGGACGAGGAGTGGGACGCGGTCGTCCCCGACGAGACGGTGATGCGCCCCGGCGCGGCCGGCCTGTGCGCACGCCTGGGCCTCGCGGACGCACCGCTGACCCGTTTCCCGGACGGCTCCCGGCCGGTCTACGCGGTGGGCGACGAGCACGTGCTCAAGCTGTTCCCGGGAGCCGTCGCGCAGGACGGCGTCGCGGAGGGCCGCGTCCTCACCCACCTCCAGGGACGGCTCCCGACACCGACCCCCCGGGTCCGTGACTTCGGCCCCTGCGAGAACGGCTGGCAGTACGTCCTGATGTCCCGCCTCCACGGCGAGAACCTGGCCCGCGCCTGGGACCGCGTGCCCCGCGACCACCGCGAACGGCTCGTCACCGAGGTCGGGGAAACCCTCGCGGTACTGCACTCCCTCGACCCCGGCCCCCTCGGGGACGTCCTCGGCCCCGGCGACTGGGGCGCCTTCCTGGACCGGCAGCGAGCCGGCGCCGTGCGACAGCAGCGCGCCAACGGGCTGCCGGCCGGCTGGCTGGAGCAGATCCCCGACTTCCTGGCCTCGGTCCCGCTGCCGCGGGACCCGGACGGCTGCCTGCTGCACACCGAGGTGATGCGGCAGCACCTCATGGTCGACCCCGACGGGTGGCGGCTGACCGGGCTCTTCGACTTCGAACCCGCCATGATCGGTGACCGCGCCTACGACTTCGTGGGCGTCGGCCTGTTCGTCACCGGCGGCGACCCGGACCTGCTGGCCCGCCTGGCCAAGGCGTACGGCCGCACCTTCGACCCGTCGGTGCTGCTCGCGTACACGCTGCTGCACGTGTACAGCGACCTCCCCTGGTACCTGCGCGAACTGCCCGTACCCGGCGCGGAAACACTCCCGGCGCTCGCGGAGGCGTGGTTCGGCACGACGGGGGTCAGTGGCTGCCGGTGA